Within the Emticicia oligotrophica DSM 17448 genome, the region TCTATCTGATTCTAAAGCATTAATTGAAACTGTTAGCAAAGACGAGGGGGAGTATAAAGCTTTACAGGTAGCCATGGGCTGGCTAAATGCACAAGAGTGGTATTTTTTACACGAAATGCATTACCGCCACCATTTACGCCAAAAGACCGAATTAGAAAATATCAACGCATAAAAGACCTGTTTATATAAAGGATGCAAACAAAACAAGAACAATTTTGGAGTGGTGAGTTTGGAAAAAATTACACCGATAGAAATTCGAGAAAACCAGAGGATTGGGATAAGTTTTATCTTGATAATTGGGGTATCACTAAAATCGAGATGAACGAGAAGTTTTATGGAGATTTAGAAAAAGATGCCAAAATCTTGGAAGTCGGTTGTAATACGGGTATGCAATTAATAGGTTTCCAACGCTCAGGATTTAAGAATATTTACGGCATCGAGCTACAACATTACGCCGTAGAAAAAGCGAAAGAATACACACAAAATATCAATATTATTCAAGGTTCGGGCTTTGATATTCCCTACAAAGACAATTATTTTGATTTGGTTTGTACGAATGGGGTATTGATTCACATCTCACCCGATAACTTACCAAAAATCATGGATGAAATGGTGCGTTGTTCAAAACGCTACATTTCTTGCTGGGAGTATTATGCTCCTGAAACTACTGCAATTAATTACCGA harbors:
- a CDS encoding pseudaminic acid biosynthesis-associated methylase, producing MQTKQEQFWSGEFGKNYTDRNSRKPEDWDKFYLDNWGITKIEMNEKFYGDLEKDAKILEVGCNTGMQLIGFQRSGFKNIYGIELQHYAVEKAKEYTQNINIIQGSGFDIPYKDNYFDLVCTNGVLIHISPDNLPKIMDEMVRCSKRYISCWEYYAPETTAINYRGNTDYLWKADYAQLFLDRFSNLRLVKKEIYPYVSQAESGNADCMCLLEKIS